From the Xylella fastidiosa genome, the window AAGGTGAGTTGAGTCGCATCGGTATCTACGAACCGAACATCAATGGCCAGCAGTAGCATGGCCGATGCGGATTTGCTGAGAATGATGTCCTGTTGGGAGTAGGTGGCAAATAAGGTGCCATCATCCAGGTAGACGCCAAAGCCGCGGACGTCGTACTGGTCGCTAGTTGCATCGCCGATGGTGATGTGAATGGTGTCTGCGGCCACCACGCCGCCTGAGAAGGTGGTCAGGCGTTTGGATTCATCAGGCATCGTTGCCGCGGCGGGGTCAAAGTGTTGTGCGGTCAGGCCGACAGAGGCAAGCCGCACGGGGACGGTGCCATGATGTTCGGCGTTCACTAGGGCGGCGCGGCCCTGTGGGGTGATGGTGATCTGGAGTGGGGTCATCGCATCCTCATGCGGCCTGGGTGAGTTGTACGCGTCGGTACGCGGTGATCTGTGCGCCACCCAGCAGGCCAATCTGTCCGATGGTGTGCACGCCTTGGGTAAAGGTGAAATGGCTGCGAACGGGTTTGGTGCGGATGACTTCTGTAATGACATCTGCGACAAATTCGGCGGTGCTCTGGCTGCCGCCTTGCCCGGATAAGGTGAGCAGCAGTGTGAAGGTGTGCGGTGCAGCCGGTGGGTTTTGTTGCCACCATTCGGTGATGAGGACGTCTCCGCCAAAGCTGCGCACCACATCGCGCACACTTTTAACGCTGCCTTTGCAACGCTGAATCTCGATGGCTGCTGCAATACGCGCGCGTTTGATATGCACGGGCCACGTGCTGCGCCAGGTGTCCACGGACAATGACCAGGCCAGCCAGGGGAGTAATGGCTCGGGGCAGGTGTGCGGGTCCCATAGTTGTTTGAATGGGATCGGGATGTCAGCCATGCGTGCCATCACTTGCTCCAGGGTGCGCATGAGCGGTGTTGCCGTGGGGGGAAGCAGGCTGTGCAGGGGTTCATTCATCCACGCCACCATGCACGACGGTGATGTTGGTGCAGCGGGCCGCCTGGGTACGGTCCATCGTCAGTCCCTGTTGTGGTGTGATGAGTTCTACGCGTTGGATGCCTTCGACATGCAGTCCGGCATACAGGCCACTCAGGGCGATATCTCGCCCTAAGCGGAATGTGTCTGTGGTGTAGGCGGTGATGCGGCGGTGTGCTTCGGACAGGACGACCGCTGCATCCGGTCCGGCGTAGGTGTGCAATCGTGCGTGAACTTGGTAGTCAGTGATCTGTGCCGGTTGTACGGTCACGTGATCGGTCATGGGGCGTACTGATTCTTGGTTGACAGCGGCCATCACGGCGTCAAGCACGTCTTGTGAGGGCTGTCCGTTGGCGCTGCGTGATAGTACGGTGATGATGACGTCCCCAGGGGTTGGGCTGGTGGCGCTGACGTCAAGCACGTCGGGATGGGCGCTGATGGCATGGTAGATGTAAGCGCCTTCCGGACCGGCGACGCTGTAGCCTTCCGGTGCAAGGACGATACGCCGCCGAAAGGCAGCATCACTCTCCATCCTCGGGGGGATGCCTTGAGTGGGGTCACCTGCCTCCAACACGAGGCGCTTGACGCGAAATAATGCGGCTAAATGATCTAGGTCGGCATCGCTGGCCAAGGCCACCATGACGGCTTTGGCATCTTCATTGCTTTGGTAGCGGCGCACGGCTTCGCGGTAGGCGGCCACTTCTAACAGGGTGTAGATGGGGTCTGAGGGCAGGAGGTTTTTCAGGGTCGGGTCACGTGCCGCCAGATCAGCCAGCATCTCTTGCAAGATCACGTCTGCGGCCACTTGCCGGATGACATCGGGCATGGGCAGCTTGGAGATATCAATCGCCGTCAGAGTGTTGTCCATCAACGCACCTGGATGCCGTCTAGGGTGACGGTTTTCCCCTCAGGAAGGTAGTGGGCAGTCAACACAAGGGTTACCGTGCCCGATGCGGTGGCGCGGGCCGTCACTTGCCGCAGGGTGATCCGTGGCTCGTGTGCGGC encodes:
- a CDS encoding phage tail protein I codes for the protein MNEPLHSLLPPTATPLMRTLEQVMARMADIPIPFKQLWDPHTCPEPLLPWLAWSLSVDTWRSTWPVHIKRARIAAAIEIQRCKGSVKSVRDVVRSFGGDVLITEWWQQNPPAAPHTFTLLLTLSGQGGSQSTAEFVADVITEVIRTKPVRSHFTFTQGVHTIGQIGLLGGAQITAYRRVQLTQAA
- a CDS encoding baseplate assembly protein, whose amino-acid sequence is MDNTLTAIDISKLPMPDVIRQVAADVILQEMLADLAARDPTLKNLLPSDPIYTLLEVAAYREAVRRYQSNEDAKAVMVALASDADLDHLAALFRVKRLVLEAGDPTQGIPPRMESDAAFRRRIVLAPEGYSVAGPEGAYIYHAISAHPDVLDVSATSPTPGDVIITVLSRSANGQPSQDVLDAVMAAVNQESVRPMTDHVTVQPAQITDYQVHARLHTYAGPDAAVVLSEAHRRITAYTTDTFRLGRDIALSGLYAGLHVEGIQRVELITPQQGLTMDRTQAARCTNITVVHGGVDE